The following proteins are co-located in the Dehalococcoides mccartyi 195 genome:
- the recG gene encoding ATP-dependent DNA helicase RecG, which produces MGADTGAFKKILQLEVQKGFADNAVMGGLDHFLSRWAKEAATGINNPDDLLIFHKLKLSDPGYARMTEDKRRKWVTEVLAFLPKLENQPAGIPAPRKTVKAKPAAKTARPKTDGCPPALDGDIYLVKGISAATAPKFHKMGINTVRDLLYYFPNRHLDYSRLKKISQLEAGSEQTIIANVWQSKVNYMGGRRSTEAVLGDDTGNMRAVWFNNPYMVRNLKPNARVVLSGRVSIFNGRPVFESPEWEELPDEADLIHTGRLVPVYPLTAGLHQRSLRRLMKNFIDISTPGISDFLPEDTLKRTRLLPLAEAIRQAHFPDTEELKDAARNRLAFDELFILQLGVLAKKKRWQEQTGRALKINLPAIDHFISQLPFKLTDAQTKCLADIKADISKSVPMSRLLQGEVGSGKTIVAVISLFTAAANGLQGAFMAPTEILAEQHFKSVTRLFASIAKVSTLLDGVYTFEGLLDRPLRVALMISDMKSSQKDILKEKIKKGEIDIAIGTHALIQKEIRFKSLGLAVIDEQHRFGVEQRSALRSKGLNPHILIMTATPIPRTLALTLYGELDLSVIDELPPGRQSIKTRWLKPEQRNSAYNFIRKQIEAGRQAFIICPLVEESEAIQAKAATAEYETLSSEVFPESKVALLHGRMNAAEKESIMKHFNEGKMDILVSTPVVEVGIDIPNATVMLVESADRFGLSQLHQFRGRVGRGTEQSYCMFLAENPSLLGQERLSIIESTQDGFKLAEEDLRLRGPGEFFGTRQSGLPDLRMASISDVGLLEQARREATRLFESDPELNLPENKALEEEIRRVWPKKSEWS; this is translated from the coding sequence TTGGGAGCAGATACCGGCGCCTTTAAAAAAATACTTCAGCTGGAAGTGCAAAAAGGCTTTGCTGATAACGCCGTTATGGGCGGGCTAGACCACTTCCTGTCCCGCTGGGCAAAAGAAGCCGCAACGGGTATAAATAACCCTGATGACCTGCTTATTTTTCACAAACTGAAACTCTCTGACCCGGGTTATGCCCGAATGACAGAAGATAAACGCCGTAAGTGGGTAACCGAGGTGCTGGCATTTCTGCCCAAACTGGAAAACCAGCCTGCCGGCATACCTGCACCCCGCAAAACAGTCAAGGCAAAGCCCGCCGCTAAAACTGCCAGACCGAAAACAGACGGCTGCCCACCAGCCCTTGACGGGGATATTTACTTAGTAAAAGGCATAAGTGCCGCTACCGCCCCCAAATTTCACAAAATGGGCATCAACACAGTACGGGACCTGCTTTATTATTTCCCAAACCGCCATCTGGATTACAGCCGCCTGAAAAAAATATCCCAGCTGGAAGCAGGGTCTGAACAGACCATAATTGCCAATGTCTGGCAGTCCAAGGTGAACTATATGGGAGGACGCCGCTCAACCGAGGCGGTACTGGGGGACGATACCGGCAATATGCGGGCGGTCTGGTTTAACAACCCCTATATGGTGCGTAACCTGAAACCAAATGCCAGAGTAGTCCTTTCGGGGCGGGTTTCCATATTTAATGGCAGGCCTGTATTTGAATCCCCCGAATGGGAGGAACTGCCTGACGAAGCTGACCTTATTCATACCGGGCGTTTAGTGCCGGTTTACCCCCTGACCGCCGGTCTCCACCAGCGAAGCCTGCGCCGCCTGATGAAAAACTTTATAGATATTTCCACCCCCGGTATTTCAGATTTTCTGCCGGAAGATACCCTTAAAAGAACCCGCCTGCTGCCGCTTGCCGAAGCTATCCGGCAGGCACATTTTCCTGATACCGAAGAATTGAAAGACGCCGCCCGCAACAGGCTGGCATTTGATGAGCTGTTTATCCTCCAGCTGGGAGTGCTGGCTAAGAAAAAACGCTGGCAAGAACAAACCGGACGGGCTTTAAAGATAAACCTGCCCGCTATAGACCATTTTATTTCACAGTTGCCCTTTAAACTGACTGATGCCCAGACCAAATGTCTGGCTGATATAAAAGCCGATATTTCTAAGAGTGTACCCATGTCCCGCCTGCTTCAAGGGGAAGTGGGCTCGGGAAAGACCATAGTCGCCGTTATTTCCCTGTTTACTGCCGCTGCCAACGGGCTTCAGGGAGCATTTATGGCACCTACCGAGATACTGGCTGAACAGCATTTTAAAAGTGTCACCCGCCTGTTTGCCTCTATTGCCAAAGTGAGCACCCTTCTGGACGGGGTGTATACCTTTGAAGGGTTGCTAGACCGCCCGCTCAGGGTAGCTTTGATGATAAGCGATATGAAATCCAGCCAGAAAGATATCCTGAAGGAAAAGATTAAAAAAGGCGAGATTGATATAGCCATTGGCACCCATGCCCTTATCCAGAAGGAAATCCGCTTCAAGTCCCTGGGGCTGGCTGTTATAGACGAGCAGCACCGCTTCGGGGTGGAACAACGCTCTGCCCTTAGGAGCAAGGGGCTGAACCCCCACATACTTATCATGACCGCCACCCCCATACCCCGCACTTTGGCTTTAACCCTATACGGAGAGCTTGACCTTTCAGTTATAGATGAGCTGCCGCCCGGACGCCAGAGCATAAAAACCCGCTGGCTGAAACCCGAACAGCGTAACAGCGCTTATAACTTTATACGCAAACAGATTGAGGCAGGACGGCAGGCATTTATAATCTGCCCTTTGGTAGAAGAATCTGAGGCTATACAGGCCAAAGCCGCCACCGCCGAATATGAAACCCTGTCTTCAGAGGTGTTTCCGGAATCCAAAGTAGCTTTGCTGCACGGGCGGATGAATGCCGCTGAAAAAGAAAGTATCATGAAGCACTTTAACGAAGGCAAAATGGACATACTGGTTTCCACCCCGGTTGTAGAGGTGGGTATAGACATACCCAACGCCACCGTAATGCTGGTGGAAAGCGCCGACCGTTTCGGCCTTTCCCAGCTGCACCAGTTCCGGGGGCGGGTGGGCAGAGGAACAGAACAGAGCTACTGCATGTTTCTGGCCGAAAATCCGTCTCTGCTGGGGCAGGAACGCCTGTCTATCATAGAAAGCACCCAGGACGGCTTTAAGCTGGCGGAGGAAGACCTGCGGCTGCGGGGGCCGGGTGAATTTTTCGGCACCCGCCAGAGCGGCCTGCCTGACCTGCGCATGGCCAGCATATCTGACGTGGGTTTGCTGGAACAGGCACGCAGGGAAGCTACCCGTTTGTTTGAGTCTGACCCTGAACTAAACCTGCCTGAAAACAAGGCTTTGGAAGAGGAAATAAGGCGGGTATGGCCCAAAAAGAGCGAGTGGAGCTAG
- a CDS encoding HNH endonuclease, translating to MTDEIKPGQVISYLDMCQAESVNLQKGMNFKLRNGHNIILMSVRNGAPYADRFENDGTILIYEGHDVNKTPELVNPKNIDQPMYTPGHKLTANGLFYEAAQKAKQTKIFPKVRVYEKIKPGIWVYNGVFNLIDAWQEPSDNRKVFKFKLELTSEITNEIATPTLDADIRAIPSDIKRIVWARDQGKCVKCGNNSNLHFDHVIPYSKGGSSLIAENIQLLCASCNLSKHASIE from the coding sequence ATGACAGATGAGATTAAACCGGGACAGGTAATATCCTATCTTGATATGTGCCAAGCAGAGTCAGTCAATCTACAAAAAGGGATGAATTTCAAACTACGAAATGGTCACAATATTATACTTATGAGTGTGCGTAATGGAGCACCTTACGCTGACAGATTTGAGAACGATGGAACTATACTTATATACGAAGGACATGACGTAAACAAAACACCAGAACTCGTTAACCCAAAAAACATTGATCAGCCAATGTACACCCCAGGACATAAACTTACTGCTAACGGCCTTTTCTATGAAGCCGCTCAAAAAGCCAAGCAAACCAAGATATTTCCTAAAGTTCGTGTTTATGAAAAGATAAAACCCGGCATATGGGTTTATAATGGTGTTTTCAACCTAATTGATGCTTGGCAAGAGCCCTCTGATAATCGTAAAGTCTTTAAGTTCAAACTAGAGCTAACTTCAGAGATTACTAATGAAATAGCAACGCCTACTTTAGATGCTGATATAAGGGCTATACCTTCAGATATAAAACGAATTGTTTGGGCTAGAGACCAAGGTAAATGCGTAAAGTGCGGCAACAATTCAAACCTTCATTTTGACCATGTTATCCCCTATTCCAAAGGTGGGTCATCGTTAATAGCTGAAAATATTCAACTACTATGTGCCAGTTGTAACCTCAGCAAGCATGCTAGCATCGAGTAA
- a CDS encoding DegV family protein codes for MSVKIVTDSTVDLLPETIKELGITVVPVYVMSGNKTYRDGLDISQTEIYNRMLEGEQFTTSQPTPADFANAYKTLSKETDQIVSLIMGAKLSGTYNSALQGRELAQSSSNIELIDTKATSGALGLLATQAAEMAKMGESAGNIVNSIKSYIPQVHIWALLDTIKYVLKSGRLSSASNLISGVLSIRPMLTLRDGSLWPASIHRTRNKGIEKLTELVKNNRNLEAVQIVQSVDLAEAHGIKEKLADFIDQSKIHISQLGPALGVHGGPGTLVVAIREKLSGIGTASPDETEDKKSFKLPSIHLPKLGFSSLH; via the coding sequence TTGAGCGTAAAAATAGTCACTGACAGCACCGTGGATTTACTCCCGGAAACTATAAAAGAACTGGGCATAACGGTAGTGCCGGTATATGTAATGTCCGGCAACAAGACCTACAGGGACGGGCTGGATATCAGCCAAACCGAAATCTACAACCGTATGCTTGAGGGCGAACAGTTCACCACCTCCCAGCCTACCCCGGCTGATTTTGCCAATGCATATAAAACACTTTCAAAGGAAACTGACCAGATAGTCTCCCTGATTATGGGTGCCAAACTATCAGGCACTTATAATTCGGCGTTGCAGGGGCGTGAACTGGCACAAAGCAGCAGCAATATAGAGCTGATAGATACCAAGGCTACTTCCGGGGCTTTGGGTTTGCTGGCTACCCAGGCGGCTGAAATGGCAAAAATGGGTGAAAGCGCCGGGAATATAGTAAACAGCATCAAGAGCTATATCCCCCAGGTACATATCTGGGCTTTGCTGGATACCATAAAATATGTGCTGAAGAGCGGGCGTCTCAGCAGCGCCTCCAACCTTATCAGCGGGGTTTTGAGTATCCGCCCCATGCTTACCCTTAGAGACGGCTCTCTCTGGCCGGCCAGTATCCACCGCACCCGCAATAAAGGTATTGAAAAACTGACCGAACTGGTAAAAAATAACCGCAATCTGGAAGCAGTCCAGATTGTCCAAAGCGTAGATTTGGCAGAAGCCCATGGTATAAAGGAAAAGCTGGCTGATTTTATTGACCAGAGCAAAATCCATATCTCACAGCTTGGGCCTGCTTTGGGTGTCCACGGCGGCCCCGGCACTTTGGTAGTGGCTATCAGGGAAAAGCTGAGCGGTATAGGCACAGCGTCTCCAGACGAAACGGAAGACAAGAAATCATTTAAGCTGCCCTCTATCCACCTGCCCAAGCTGGGCTTTTCCAGCCTGCACTAG
- a CDS encoding DegV family protein, with product MNVQIVIDSTSDITPQMAKVMGNVHIMPLTVSFGNEHFQDGIDITPETFYTRLVHDSNVPTTTQPLPGYVMELVSRLSKETDQILILTLSQKLSGTYQSALYTKKTLESPGCRIEVLDTQLTTLGHGLRAVRASDMAKEGANLDQILEELRKPHNYLAGVMYFDTLKYLARGGRIGKAQSLLGAMLSFKPIITVQDGEVSPVTRVRSHQAGMDYLYNYAASRKNIHYLGVEHANTPEVAESLIDRLGNIFPKEKIIRSRIGPVIGTSIGPNAVCVVAWADA from the coding sequence TTGAATGTCCAGATTGTGATTGACAGTACTTCGGATATAACCCCCCAGATGGCCAAAGTCATGGGCAATGTGCATATAATGCCGCTCACTGTATCCTTCGGGAACGAACACTTTCAGGATGGCATAGATATAACCCCGGAAACATTTTATACCCGTCTGGTTCATGACAGTAACGTTCCCACTACTACCCAGCCCCTGCCCGGATATGTGATGGAACTGGTAAGCCGTCTTTCAAAAGAAACCGACCAGATACTTATTCTGACTCTGTCCCAGAAACTCAGCGGCACTTATCAGTCTGCACTTTACACTAAAAAAACGCTGGAAAGCCCTGGCTGCCGCATAGAGGTGCTGGATACCCAGCTGACTACCCTCGGGCACGGGCTCAGGGCAGTCCGGGCATCGGATATGGCCAAAGAAGGGGCTAATCTGGACCAGATACTGGAAGAACTCAGAAAACCCCATAACTATCTGGCGGGGGTTATGTATTTTGACACCCTGAAATACCTGGCCAGAGGCGGGCGGATTGGCAAAGCCCAGAGCCTGCTGGGGGCTATGCTTTCATTCAAGCCCATTATTACCGTTCAGGACGGAGAGGTCAGCCCGGTAACCAGAGTGCGTTCCCATCAGGCGGGTATGGATTACCTTTACAACTATGCCGCCAGCCGCAAGAATATCCACTATCTGGGGGTTGAACACGCCAACACACCCGAAGTAGCCGAAAGTCTGATAGACCGTTTGGGTAATATCTTCCCCAAAGAAAAGATAATCCGTTCACGGATAGGCCCAGTCATCGGCACATCTATCGGCCCTAATGCTGTCTGCGTGGTAGCCTGGGCAGATGCCTAG
- a CDS encoding DAK2 domain-containing protein: protein MTQNGNISGDQFRDMVAAATDWLEKSSQDIDALNVFPVPDGDTGTNMLLTMRSAVDETFKYNEPNVSTVALAIAKGALMGARGNSGVILSQIWRGVSIALKDKTDICASDWAAAMKQASETAYQGLNNPVEGTILTVLRDVATTSQQELENGVQSVSELVEKGMNAAGESVANTPSLLPALREAGVVDAGGQGFYTILEGALHFLRGEIEDMQFRKSRVITGNIPTGNLAGQYVVDDEEAFGYCTEFLLKGENMDIDKIREWLKKKGVSLIVVGDPTTVRVHIHTLKPGSVMNYVCDLGTMHKVSVRNMDEQHEDFLALQKERMPAVDTAIVAVVAGDGLKEVFKSLGAQSIISGGQTINPSTKDILQAVEAAPSDKVIILPNNKNIILTAIQVENLTKKKIKVIPSITIPQGVAALLAFDYEADFETNFNLMKEAKENVKTIEITRAVRSTKLNDLNIKKKQAIGLLDDELCAVGDEPKAVLDEIISKLDLSKSEVITVYYGADTTEDEAKILETELIEKYPSLQVEMVNGGQPHYNYTVSIE, encoded by the coding sequence ATGACACAGAACGGAAATATCAGCGGCGACCAGTTTAGAGATATGGTGGCTGCTGCTACAGACTGGCTTGAAAAAAGCTCCCAGGATATAGATGCTTTAAACGTGTTCCCTGTCCCGGACGGGGATACCGGTACAAATATGTTACTGACCATGCGCTCGGCAGTAGACGAAACATTCAAATACAACGAACCTAATGTTTCAACCGTAGCCTTAGCCATAGCCAAGGGTGCTTTGATGGGTGCCCGCGGCAACAGCGGCGTTATCCTCTCCCAGATATGGAGGGGTGTTTCCATTGCCCTTAAAGATAAAACTGACATTTGCGCCTCTGACTGGGCGGCAGCCATGAAACAGGCCTCTGAGACAGCCTATCAGGGGCTGAATAACCCGGTGGAAGGCACTATCCTGACCGTACTCAGAGATGTAGCCACCACCAGCCAGCAAGAGCTGGAGAACGGTGTCCAGAGCGTAAGTGAACTGGTGGAAAAAGGCATGAATGCGGCCGGTGAATCCGTAGCCAATACCCCCAGCCTGCTGCCTGCCCTGCGTGAAGCCGGGGTAGTAGATGCCGGAGGACAGGGTTTTTATACCATACTGGAGGGGGCTCTCCATTTCCTGCGGGGCGAAATTGAGGACATGCAGTTCCGCAAATCACGGGTTATTACCGGAAACATACCCACCGGCAACCTTGCCGGACAATACGTGGTAGATGACGAAGAAGCCTTTGGCTACTGTACCGAGTTTTTGCTCAAAGGCGAAAATATGGATATTGACAAGATACGTGAGTGGCTGAAGAAAAAGGGCGTTTCGCTTATAGTAGTGGGTGACCCCACCACCGTAAGAGTGCATATACATACCCTCAAACCGGGCAGTGTTATGAACTACGTGTGTGACCTGGGTACTATGCACAAGGTCAGCGTACGCAATATGGACGAACAGCACGAAGACTTTTTAGCCCTGCAAAAGGAACGCATGCCGGCAGTGGATACCGCTATTGTGGCCGTAGTTGCCGGTGACGGGCTGAAAGAGGTTTTTAAAAGTCTGGGCGCCCAGAGCATTATCTCCGGCGGGCAGACCATAAACCCGTCTACCAAAGACATTTTACAGGCAGTGGAAGCCGCCCCTTCGGACAAGGTAATAATACTGCCTAACAATAAAAACATTATCCTGACAGCTATTCAGGTGGAAAACCTGACCAAGAAAAAGATAAAGGTTATACCCAGCATCACCATACCCCAGGGCGTAGCCGCCCTGCTGGCTTTTGACTATGAAGCAGACTTTGAAACCAACTTTAACCTGATGAAGGAAGCCAAAGAAAACGTTAAAACCATTGAGATAACCAGGGCAGTCCGCTCTACCAAGCTGAATGACCTCAATATAAAGAAAAAACAGGCTATTGGTTTGCTGGATGACGAACTGTGTGCGGTGGGTGATGAACCCAAAGCGGTGCTGGATGAAATAATATCCAAACTGGACCTTTCCAAATCAGAGGTTATCACCGTCTATTACGGGGCGGATACGACCGAAGACGAGGCCAAAATACTGGAGACTGAGCTTATAGAAAAGTATCCGTCGCTTCAGGTTGAGATGGTGAATGGGGGACAGCCCCATTATAACTACACCGTTTCTATTGAATAG
- a CDS encoding DegV family protein gives MAVKIITDSTSDIPPEMATNMGITVIPLTVSFGSEHFLDNVTLKPDEFYRRLSQSGIYPQTTQPSPAVFKDNYEKLMPEAEGILVITISSKLSGTYQSALSAVSMLENPTCPVEVIDSQTVSLALGLLAVKASELARSGKTLAEIKEAITQSLPDAQPLMFFDTLTYLQKGGRIGRAQSMLGSLLSVKPLLTVRDGVVTPLTRVRSLQAGMDQLYNFAAQHSTLEYVGIGYATSTTDALKLKERLAPLFPPEKIYITQVGPVVGTYTGPNTLCLNIIGKSR, from the coding sequence ATGGCGGTAAAAATAATAACCGACAGCACTTCGGATATTCCGCCCGAAATGGCTACAAATATGGGGATTACAGTAATCCCCTTAACTGTCTCTTTCGGCAGTGAACACTTTCTGGATAATGTGACCCTGAAACCGGATGAATTTTACCGCCGCCTTTCCCAAAGCGGTATTTACCCCCAGACTACTCAGCCGTCACCGGCCGTATTTAAAGACAACTATGAAAAACTGATGCCGGAAGCCGAAGGCATACTGGTTATTACTATCTCATCCAAGCTCTCCGGCACTTACCAGTCTGCTTTGAGCGCCGTAAGTATGCTGGAAAACCCCACCTGCCCCGTAGAAGTAATAGATTCGCAGACAGTCAGCCTGGCACTGGGACTACTGGCGGTAAAAGCAAGTGAGCTGGCCAGAAGCGGAAAAACCCTGGCAGAGATAAAAGAAGCCATAACCCAAAGCCTGCCTGATGCCCAGCCGCTTATGTTTTTTGATACCCTGACCTATTTGCAAAAGGGCGGACGCATAGGCCGCGCCCAGAGTATGCTGGGTTCGCTCCTTTCAGTAAAGCCCCTGCTGACTGTACGGGACGGGGTGGTAACCCCCTTGACCAGAGTGCGCTCACTTCAAGCCGGTATGGACCAGCTTTACAACTTTGCCGCCCAGCACAGCACCCTTGAATATGTAGGTATCGGTTATGCCACCTCTACTACCGATGCCCTGAAACTGAAGGAACGCCTCGCTCCCCTGTTTCCGCCTGAAAAGATATATATTACCCAGGTGGGGCCGGTAGTAGGCACATACACAGGGCCTAATACCCTGTGTTTAAACATCATCGGGAAAAGCCGGTAA
- a CDS encoding DegV family protein: protein MAVKIVTDSTSDISQKLAAELGITVVPLTVSFDNEHFKDGLSITPDQFFSRLTSQDVFPTTTQPSPGVFLETFEKLCEETDEILVITLSSKLSGTYSSAKNAAEMIHGRCQVEVIDSERVIMGTGLLTIYAAELAKTGLGLKELSQTIRQKMADCHPIMYFDTLTYLHKGGRMGKAQSLVGSLLSIKPILKMEDGIICPLSKVRSRRAGMEYLYKFITAFPKIKYLAVEYATSPEDADELAAKLMEILPKVKIYRSQIGPVVGAYTGANAVAVTVLEDK, encoded by the coding sequence ATGGCAGTCAAAATAGTAACCGACAGCACTTCGGATATCAGCCAGAAGCTGGCCGCTGAACTGGGCATAACCGTAGTTCCGCTGACAGTTTCGTTTGACAATGAACACTTTAAAGACGGCCTAAGCATAACACCTGACCAGTTTTTCAGCCGCCTTACTTCCCAGGATGTATTCCCCACTACCACCCAGCCTTCACCGGGAGTGTTTCTGGAAACATTTGAAAAGCTGTGTGAAGAAACAGATGAGATATTGGTTATCACCCTTTCCTCAAAACTTTCCGGTACTTACTCGTCTGCTAAAAATGCCGCCGAGATGATACACGGCCGCTGCCAGGTGGAAGTGATAGACTCCGAAAGGGTTATCATGGGGACAGGGCTGTTGACTATTTATGCCGCCGAACTGGCTAAAACCGGGCTTGGCCTTAAGGAGCTCAGCCAGACTATCCGCCAAAAAATGGCGGACTGCCACCCTATTATGTATTTTGACACCCTGACTTACCTCCACAAAGGCGGGCGAATGGGTAAAGCCCAAAGTCTGGTGGGGTCGCTGCTTTCTATCAAACCTATCTTGAAAATGGAAGACGGGATTATCTGCCCCCTTTCCAAAGTACGTTCCCGCAGGGCCGGCATGGAATACCTGTATAAATTTATTACCGCTTTCCCCAAGATAAAATATCTGGCGGTAGAGTACGCCACCAGCCCGGAAGACGCCGATGAGCTGGCAGCCAAGCTAATGGAGATATTACCCAAAGTAAAGATATACCGGTCACAGATTGGGCCGGTGGTAGGCGCCTATACCGGAGCGAATGCGGTAGCTGTTACCGTTCTGGAAGATAAATAA
- the argH gene encoding argininosuccinate lyase — translation MSHIRSRFSKPADELVVRYTTSLPFDWRLYQEDIKCSTAHARMLGKQSIISAGDSQSIINGLSDILTEIETGSFVFKPEMEDIHMAIEGRLFELIGEAAGRLHTARSRNDQVATDVHLFVKNTCTSTINKIRTLQGALLKQAEAHQQTALPGYTHLQVAQPVLLSHHLLAYFEMLERDCGRFTDAKKRSDVMPLGSGALAGVPYPLDRKMVAEELGFTAISQNSLDAVSERDFVLEYLSDAAICQMHLSRLSEEMVIWSSAEYAFVELDDAYTTGSSIMPQKKNPDVAELCRGKTGRVYGSLNTMLTVMKGLPLSYNRDLQEDKEPLFECADTLGDSLEVFAGMIKTATFKPERMLRALEKGYVLATDIADYLVGKGESFRSSHGIVARLVSYAISQNKTFGELSLEEYRQFSNLFGNDIYAVDIKSALNARNLTGGTAPKQIAQAIARAKKILAEAGVKN, via the coding sequence ATGAGCCATATCCGCAGCCGCTTTTCAAAACCGGCAGATGAACTTGTGGTCAGATATACCACCTCGCTGCCGTTTGACTGGCGCTTATACCAGGAAGATATAAAATGCTCAACCGCCCATGCCCGCATGCTGGGTAAGCAGAGCATTATCTCCGCTGGGGACAGCCAGTCCATCATAAACGGGCTTTCGGATATCCTGACAGAGATTGAAACCGGCAGTTTTGTGTTTAAACCCGAAATGGAAGATATCCATATGGCCATAGAGGGGCGTCTTTTTGAACTTATCGGCGAGGCGGCCGGCAGACTGCACACCGCCCGCAGCCGGAATGACCAGGTAGCCACCGATGTACACCTGTTTGTAAAAAACACCTGTACCAGCACTATCAATAAAATACGCACCCTTCAGGGGGCTTTGCTGAAACAGGCGGAAGCCCACCAGCAAACCGCTTTGCCCGGTTATACCCATTTGCAGGTAGCCCAGCCGGTGCTTCTTTCACACCACCTGCTGGCTTATTTTGAAATGCTGGAGCGTGACTGCGGGCGTTTTACAGACGCAAAAAAACGCTCAGATGTGATGCCTCTGGGCAGCGGGGCTTTGGCTGGCGTACCTTATCCGCTTGACCGCAAAATGGTAGCCGAAGAGCTGGGTTTTACGGCTATCAGCCAGAACTCGCTGGATGCCGTTTCAGAGCGGGACTTTGTACTGGAATACCTTTCAGACGCCGCTATCTGCCAGATGCACCTCTCCAGACTGAGTGAGGAAATGGTGATATGGTCTTCGGCGGAATATGCCTTTGTAGAGCTTGATGATGCCTATACCACCGGCTCAAGCATTATGCCCCAGAAGAAAAACCCTGACGTAGCCGAGCTTTGCCGCGGCAAGACCGGGCGGGTATACGGTTCTCTAAATACCATGCTGACTGTCATGAAGGGTCTGCCCCTTTCCTATAACCGTGACCTTCAGGAAGATAAAGAACCTCTGTTTGAATGCGCAGATACTCTGGGTGACAGCCTTGAGGTATTTGCCGGTATGATAAAAACCGCCACGTTCAAACCCGAACGTATGCTCCGGGCTTTGGAAAAAGGATACGTGCTGGCAACCGATATTGCCGACTATCTGGTGGGCAAAGGTGAAAGTTTCCGCAGTTCCCACGGCATAGTAGCCCGTCTGGTGAGCTACGCCATCTCCCAAAATAAAACCTTTGGCGAGCTGAGCCTTGAGGAATACCGCCAGTTTTCAAACCTGTTTGGAAACGATATTTATGCAGTAGATATAAAGTCTGCTTTAAACGCCCGCAACCTGACCGGCGGAACTGCCCCAAAACAAATAGCCCAGGCAATTGCCCGGGCTAAGAAAATACTGGCTGAAGCTGGAGTTAAAAACTAA
- the rpmB gene encoding 50S ribosomal protein L28 yields the protein MKCEMCGKTPTYGHNVSHSKRRTNRVWMPNIHSAKVTVNGAEVRMKLCTRCIRSQAKLAKTA from the coding sequence ATGAAGTGTGAAATGTGTGGCAAGACCCCTACATATGGGCATAATGTAAGCCATTCCAAGAGGCGCACTAACCGCGTCTGGATGCCTAATATCCATTCCGCCAAGGTTACAGTCAACGGCGCTGAGGTTCGTATGAAGCTCTGCACCCGTTGCATCCGCTCTCAGGCCAAGCTTGCTAAAACTGCCTAA